A DNA window from Pseudomonas tohonis contains the following coding sequences:
- a CDS encoding MFS transporter — protein sequence MHDSHSERMSGRETRAASGLALVFAFRMLGMFMVLPVLATYGQDLAGATPALIGLAIGAYGLTQAVLQIPFGIVSDRIGRLPVIYIGLLIFAAGAVLAANADSIWGVIAGRVLQGAGAISAAVMALLSDLTREQHRTKAMAMIGMSIGVSFAVAMVVGPLVTRAFGLSGLFWVTAVMALVGIVIIALVVPRADHPLQHRESGVARQALLPTLRHPDLLRLDFGILALHAVLMASFVALPLALVEKAGLPKEQHWWVYLTALLVGFFGMVPFIIYGEKKRRMKNVLLGAVSVLLACELFFWAFGDTLQALVIGTIVFFTAFNLLEASLPSLISKVAPAGGKGTAMGVYSTSQFLGAALGGILGGFMFQHGGLSVVFIGCAAICAIWLAIAVTMREPPYVTSLRLPLSAAAIGDAGLVARLLATPGVADAVVVAEEGAIYIKLDTEQLDRTSLERLINAAPERAEA from the coding sequence ATGCACGACTCCCATTCCGAACGCATGAGCGGTCGCGAGACCCGAGCGGCCAGTGGCCTCGCCCTGGTGTTCGCTTTCCGCATGCTCGGCATGTTCATGGTGCTGCCGGTCCTGGCCACCTACGGGCAGGACCTGGCCGGCGCCACGCCCGCGCTGATCGGCTTGGCCATCGGCGCCTACGGCCTGACCCAGGCGGTGCTGCAGATCCCCTTCGGCATCGTCTCCGACCGCATCGGCCGCCTGCCGGTCATCTATATCGGCCTGCTGATCTTCGCCGCCGGCGCGGTGCTCGCCGCCAACGCCGACTCCATCTGGGGCGTCATCGCCGGCCGCGTGTTGCAGGGCGCCGGTGCCATCTCCGCCGCGGTCATGGCGCTGCTCTCCGACCTCACCCGCGAGCAGCACCGCACCAAGGCCATGGCCATGATCGGCATGAGCATCGGCGTGTCCTTCGCCGTCGCCATGGTGGTCGGCCCCCTGGTCACCCGCGCCTTCGGCCTCTCCGGGCTGTTCTGGGTGACCGCCGTGATGGCCCTGGTGGGCATCGTCATCATCGCCCTGGTGGTGCCGCGTGCCGACCACCCGCTGCAGCACCGCGAATCCGGCGTCGCCCGCCAGGCGCTGCTGCCCACCCTCAGGCACCCCGACCTGCTGCGCCTGGACTTCGGCATCCTCGCCCTGCACGCCGTGCTCATGGCCAGCTTCGTCGCGCTGCCGCTGGCGCTGGTGGAGAAGGCCGGCCTGCCCAAGGAGCAGCACTGGTGGGTCTACCTGACCGCGCTGCTGGTGGGCTTCTTCGGCATGGTGCCCTTCATCATCTATGGCGAGAAAAAACGCCGGATGAAGAACGTGCTGCTCGGTGCCGTCAGCGTGCTGCTGGCCTGCGAACTGTTCTTCTGGGCCTTCGGCGACACCCTGCAGGCGCTGGTCATCGGCACCATCGTCTTCTTCACCGCCTTCAACCTGCTGGAAGCCTCGCTGCCGTCGCTGATCAGCAAGGTCGCCCCGGCCGGCGGCAAGGGCACCGCCATGGGCGTCTACTCCACCAGCCAGTTCCTCGGCGCGGCCCTTGGCGGCATCCTCGGCGGCTTCATGTTCCAGCACGGCGGCCTGTCCGTCGTGTTCATCGGATGCGCTGCCATCTGTGCGATTTGGCTCGCCATTGCTGTTACTATGCGCGAGCCTCCGTATGTCACCAGCCTGCGCCTGCCCTTGTCGGCAGCGGCCATCGGCGATGCCGGTCTGGTGGCGCGATTGCTGGCAACGCCCGGAGTGGCGGATGCCGTAGTGGTGGCCGAAGAAGGCGCCATCTATATCAAGTTGGATACCGAACAATTGGACCGCACGTCCCTGGAGCGCCTGATCAACGCGGCGCCCGAACGTGCTGAAGCCTAG
- a CDS encoding single-stranded DNA-binding protein: MARGVNKVILVGNVGGDPEVRYMPNGNAVTNVTLATSESWKDKQTGQQQERTEWHRVVFFGRLAEIAGEYLRKGSQVYVEGTLRTREWEKDGVKRYTTEIVVDINGQMQLLGGRPGNDGDSAPRAPRPQREPQQSAPREQRPAPQPAAQPAPDYDSFDDDIPF, encoded by the coding sequence ATGGCCCGTGGGGTTAACAAAGTCATTCTGGTTGGCAACGTCGGCGGCGATCCCGAAGTCCGCTACATGCCCAACGGCAACGCCGTGACCAACGTCACCCTGGCCACCAGCGAAAGCTGGAAGGACAAGCAGACCGGCCAGCAGCAGGAACGCACCGAGTGGCACCGCGTGGTGTTCTTCGGCCGCCTCGCCGAGATCGCCGGCGAGTACCTGCGCAAGGGCTCGCAGGTCTATGTCGAAGGCACCCTGCGCACCCGCGAATGGGAAAAGGACGGCGTCAAGCGCTACACCACCGAGATCGTCGTCGACATCAACGGCCAGATGCAGCTGCTCGGCGGCCGTCCCGGCAACGATGGCGACTCCGCGCCCCGCGCCCCGCGTCCGCAGCGCGAGCCGCAACAGTCCGCCCCGCGCGAACAGCGTCCGGCTCCCCAGCCCGCCGCCCAGCCGGCCCCGGACTACGACAGCTTCGACGACGACATCCCGTTCTGA